From the genome of Podospora pseudoanserina strain CBS 124.78 chromosome 7 map unlocalized CBS124.78p_7.2, whole genome shotgun sequence, one region includes:
- a CDS encoding uncharacterized protein (EggNog:ENOG503P12D; COG:K; COG:L) yields MSNWINHKAGLRADQRDHFGIFQVQLQLRLVCNQGTFQKPFQRHGRRDKLLEREEFLYALGSSVDIECSMCGIPVPAFDAAPPKLRHGCEHVICPECIPSDDQRSANKTSCLYCGGHLSPKSDALTPNSGDDSNDKVDHFDLSRVSSKIEVLIHDLQQTPRDTKRYVGSARLAEVFENQAYTNSPSIVFSCWTRTLDLVALHLTRMKILHRRIDGRQTLAERQHNMSRFVSDEGTSVPVLLMTTGVGAFGLNLTAANHVYILGPQWNPSVESQALGRVARRGQKKTVPVTRYLVHGTVEIV; encoded by the exons ATGAGCAACTGGATCAATCACAAAGCCGGCTTACGTGCAGACCAACGGGACCATTTTGGTATCTTCCAAGtccagcttcagcttcgCTTGGTCTGCAACCAAGGGACGTTCCAAAAGCCTTTCCAACGACATGGCCGCAGAGACAAGCTGCTAGAGCGGGAAGAGTTTCTCTATGCTCTAGGTTCAAGTGTTGATATTGAATGTTCCATGTGCGGGATACCGGTCCCTGCCTTTGATGCAGCACCTCCAAAACTCCGTCATGGCTGTGAGCATGTAATCTGTCCAGAGTGCATCCCCTCCGATGACCAGAGATCAGCGAACAAGACCTCGTGCTTGTATTGTGGTGGGCATTTAAGTCCAAAATCAGACGCCCTGACGCCAAATAGCGGTGACGACAGCAATGACAAGGTGGACCATTTCGATCTTTCACGAGTCTCATCGAAAATCGAAGTCCTGATCCACGACCTCCAGCAAACCCCAAGAGACACGAAGAGGTACGTCGGCTCTGCTAGACTAGCAGAAGTCTTTGAGAACCAAGCTTACACCAACTCACCTAGCATTGTATTTTCCTGCTGGACAAGAACCCTGGACCTGGTCGCACTCCATCTCACTCGGATGAAGATCCTTCATCGACGAATTGACGGCAGGCAAACACTGGCAGAAAGACAGCACAACATGAGCCGTTTTGTGTCTGACGAGGGCACCTCCGTTCCAGTTCTGCTCATGACTACCGGTGTCGGTGCATTCGG GCTCAACCTCACAGCTGCTAACCACGTCTACATTCTCGGGCCCCAGTGGAACCCAAGCGTCGAGAGTCAAGCCCTCGGTCGTGTTGCCCGCCGTGGTCAGAAGAAGACTGTCCCAGTCACGAGATACCTGGTTCATGGCACCGTGGAGATTGTATGA
- a CDS encoding uncharacterized protein (EggNog:ENOG503P12D; COG:K; COG:L), with amino-acid sequence MVASVATGLHAEVKLVGNLAESRDRLLNNEHVQSFAVIKYDEYLMRIFSDNHIFTQVNEAVSQALTSLFNKFRFFEVKALSQIGKIQSLFYQSHTPGQAKLRVDINIYGSAADADAVGLYLSSTAKLYLQDPEYDTENIEYLNRQLIHFPGFEEPKVFAGPRADFANKTSKTLQGLPQQQSRLHYIQYGGG; translated from the exons atggtggcttCTGTTGCTACGGGACT CCATGCCGAAGTGAAGCTGGTTGGTAACCTGGCCGAGTCCAGAGACAGGCTTCTGAATAACGAGCATGTTCAGTCATTTGCTGTCATCAAATACGACGAATACTTGATGCGCATATTCTCAGATAATCACATATTCACCCAGGTGAATGAGGCTGTATCACAAGCTCTCACTTCGCTGTTCAACAAGTTCAGGTTTTTCGAAGTGAAGGCGTTGTCCCAAATAGGGAAAATACAGAGCCTCTTTTACCAGTCACACACTCCTGGCCAGGCAAAGCTACGAGTGGACATCAACATATATGGATCTgctgccgatgccgatgccgtAGGGCTTTATCTCAGCAGCACTGCCAAGCTGTACCTTCAAGACCCCGAATATGACACCGAAAACATCGAGTATCTGAACAGGCAGTTGATTCACTTCCCCGGTTTTGAAGAACCTAAAGTCTTTGCCGGGCCCAGGGCGGATTTTGCTAACAAGACCAGCAAAACCTTGCAGGGT TTACCTCAACAGCAATCTCGTCTCCACTACATACAATACGGTGGCGGTTAG
- a CDS encoding uncharacterized protein (CAZy:GH10; COG:G; EggNog:ENOG503NVX1): protein MHLPTAASLLLSALPLAVATPTPGHGHKEKGLNTYAKEAGLKYFGAATDSPGFRERAGYEAQYPKYDQIMWKSDEFGQTTPTNGQKWLFTEPQQGVFNYTEGNIVTSLAKKHGKYLRCHALVWHSQLAPWVEAKTDWTKDELRAVIVNHVTRVAKAWKGQCYAWDVVNEALEEDGSYRKSVFYNVLGEEYIKLAFATAAKVDPKAKLYYNDYNLEWPHAKTEGTQRIVKMLQKAKIRIDGVGLQAHLIAEQAPTLDQHIDAIKGFTKLGVEVALTELDIRLQVPANATNLAQQKEAYKNAVGACVQVKGCIGVTIWDFYDPFSWVPYVFPGEGAPLLWFEDWSKHPAYYGVQEALKNGTKKGKPGKWW from the exons ATGCATCTCCCGACAGCTGCCTCGCTCCTCCTCTCAGCACTGCCTCTCGCAGTTGCCACCCCTACTCCCGGCCACGGCCACAAGGAGAAGGGTCTCAACACCTACGCCAAAGAGGCCGGTCTGAAGTACTTTGGTGCTGCCACCGATTCGCCCGGTTTCCGTGAGCGGGCTGGCTATGAGGCTCAGTATCCCAAGTATGACCAGATCATGTGGAAGTCGGACGAGTTCGGCCAGACCACGCCTACCAACGGACAAAAG TGGCTCTTCACCGAACCACAGCAGGGCGTCTTCAACTATACCGAGGGCAACATTGTTACCTCCCTCGCGAAGAAGCACGGCAAATATCTCCGCTGCCACGCCCTCGTCTGGCACTCTCAGCTCGCCCCCTGGGTTGAGGCCAAGACCGACTGGACCAAGGACGAGCTCCGCGCTGTTATCGTCAACCACGTCACGCGCGTTGCGAAGGCCTGGAAGGGTCAGTGCTACGCTTGGGATGTTGTGAACGAGGcgctcgaggaggatggaagcTACCGCAAGTCCGTCTTCTACAACGTCCTGGGCGAGGAGTACATCAAGCTCGCTTTCGCGACCGCTGCCAAGGTCGACCCCAAGGCCAAGCTGTACTACAACGATTACAACTT GGAGTGGCCCCATGCCAAGACTGAGGGCACCCAGCGCATTGTCAAGATGCTCCAGAAGGCCAAGATCAGAATCGACGGTGTTGGCCTCCAGGCTCACTTGATTGCCGAGCAGGCCCCTACTCTCGACCAGCACATTGACGCCATCAAGGGCTTCACCAAGCTCGGCGTTGAGGTTGCCCTTACCGAGTTGGACATTCGCCTGCAGGTGCCcgccaacgccaccaaccTTGCTCAGCAGAAGGAGGCTTACAAGAAC GCTGTTGGCGCTTGCGTCCAGGTCAAGGGCTGCATCGGTGTCACCATCTGGGATTTTTATGACCCCTTCAGCTGGGTGCCCTATGTTTTCCCTGGCGAGGGTGCTCCCCTCCTCTGGTTTGAGGACTGGAGCAAGCACCCCGCCTACTACGGCGTGCAGGAGGCTCTCAAGAACGGcaccaagaagggcaagccTGGCAAGTGGTGGTAA
- a CDS encoding uncharacterized protein (EggNog:ENOG503NYGY) — protein MSSRLPARIVPRATRVARTTKSTPRRFQSTASSTTQAAANAAPSGTGHFASGVAGGIAGAALLYGIYTMTPSGKMMKTMNATVKETNKKYEQLAATLKNKTPSTDEALGKVKEVCYSYAGWVPGGRQYVDVAFKDIEDIRDANKEEVDKLVAETYREFQSITAAGLTLEAASRSWEALQKLSQRIANLSANASEQLLDNHPQLKEKFGGSFDTLKQMGSQYGPEAKKVVDDTWKQVNDIIKGGFTTENANKVRKLVEEKTQQVRKMGDQVWDKGLETAKPYLDKSPAVRDLINNNKDILKQGNASELFSKIKSISESGDSSKLEDYVKQAVNKAKESGDTGKSWTSSIVGGSTGFGVLSQFLGSSSEGVTQKVKDNIGVLSEVYKKHSEEGQKLLEETQEDLRKLLEEKAKKAQKIADAAAKGQ, from the coding sequence ATGTCGTCCAGACTTCCCGCCCGCATCGTACCCCGCGCGACTCGCGTGGCTCGCACCACCAAATCCACCCCTCGTCGTTTCCAGTCCACAGCTTCTTCCACCACACAAGCCGCAGCCAATGCCGCCCCCAGCGGGACAGGTCACTTCGCTTCCGGCGTTGCTGGCGGTATCGCCGGCGCTGCCCTCCTCTATGGAATTTACACCATGACCCCATCGggcaagatgatgaagacgatgaaCGCAACCGTCAAGGAGACCAACAAGAAGTATGAACAGCTCGCCGCTACCCTCAAGAACAAGACTCCCTCCACCGATGAGGCTCtcggcaaggtcaaggaggtcTGCTACTCATATGCTGGCTGGGTACCAGGAGGCCGCCAGTATGTCGATGTTGCCTTCAAGGATATTGAAGACATTCGGGACGCGAacaaggaagaggttgacaaGCTCGTTGCCGAGACATACAGAGAGTTTCAGAGCATCACGGCTGCCGGCCTGACTCTCGAGGCCGCTTCCCGCAGCTGGGAGGCCCTGCAAAAGCTGAGCCAGAGAATTGCCAACCTCAGCGCGAATGCTTCGGAGCAACTGCTCGATAACCACCCtcagctcaaggagaagttTGGCGGCTCCTTCGACACCCTGAAGCAGATGGGCTCTCAGTACGGACCagaggccaagaaggtcgTGGACGACACATGGAAGCAAGTgaacgacatcatcaagggTGGCTTCACCACCGAGAATGCCAACAAGGTGCGGAAGTTGGTCGAGGAGAAGACACAGCAGGTGCGCAAGATGGGTGATCAGGTCTGGGACAAGGGCTTGGAAACCGCCAAGCCTTATCTTGACAAGAGCCCTGCGGTCAGAGACCTGATCAACAATAACAAGGACATCCTCAAGCAAGGAAATGCCTCGGAGCTGTTTTCCAAAATCAAGAGCATCTCCGAGAGCGGTGACTCGAGCAAGCTGGAAGACTATGTGAAGCAGGCCgtcaacaaggccaaggagtcCGGGGACACGGGCAAGAGCTGGACCAGTTCTATTGTGGGAGGAAGCACTGGTTTCGGTGTGCTGAGCCAGTTCCTTGGTTCGTCATCCGAGGGCGTAACACagaaggtcaaggacaaCATTGGTGTCTTGTCCGAGGTGTATAAGAAGCATTCGGAAGAGGGTCAAaagttgttggaggagacaCAGGAGGACTTGCGCAagctgttggaggagaaggcgaagaaggcccaAAAGATTGccgatgctgctgccaaggggCAATGA
- a CDS encoding uncharacterized protein (EggNog:ENOG503NWWM; COG:V) yields MPYHPSSPTPMTTGVPGAIVAMTGQAGFSQPKKRYIDVLSEDLLDVSETSSYLMGALEDIIVNFPPRSRYPHEALQGLWSGPTGIAYLLLQVSARLPDLIVSGQPALHWAQCYIAGSRGHNLRLGSHGCGVSDERLAFEAVRAALTKDLSHVRDFVATVEQVAEVAEFPDENLYGRGGTLYLLRMVKHWVGADKCGKIIDPAMAEIANTILNNGLGSPGKNGSPREDGRAKWSWHGTRYLGAVHGDIGIITQVVLSMPNLADRVERVLEKLLMMQQHDGNWPSSEGNTSPGKGLVQFCHGAPGFVISLCSLRPYFPRLQDKIDGALKRARQCIWTQGLLKKEPNLCHGIFGNALCFPPGPQRQHFLAVATPENVAHMKCSDTTGTVFERADYGRSYSTLTSYAPCAVWTWLVARESDPIMLGYNDV; encoded by the exons ATGCCGTACCACCCTTCGTCCCCGACGCCGATGACCACGGGGGTGCCGGGAGCCATCGTGGCCATGACGGGTCAGGCTGGCTTCTcccagcccaagaagcgATACATCGACGTCCTCTCGGAGGACCTCCTCGACGTCAGCGAGACTAGCAGCTACCTGATGGGTGCGCTCGAAgacatcatcgtcaactTCCCTCCTCGAAGCCGATACCCGCACGAAGCTCTGCAGGGCCTCTGGTCTGGCCCCACGGGCATCGCGTACCTCCTGCTTCAGGTCAGCGCCAGACTCCCAGATTTGATCGTATCCGGTCAGCCGGCCTTGCACTGGGCTCAGTGCTATATTGCTGGGTCTAGGGGACACAACTTGCGGTTGGGCAGCCACGGTTGCGGGGTGTCGGATGAGAGACTAGCATTTGAAGCTGTCAGAGCTGCCCTGACAAAGGATCTCAGCCACGTCAGGGACTTTGTTGCGACAGTGGAGCAGGTCGCCGAAGTGGCCGAATTTCCAGACGAAAACCTGtatgggaggggagggacgTTGTATCTGCTGAGAATGGTGAAGCATTGGGTCGGTGCTGATAAGTGCGGCAAGATTATTGACCCTGCTATGGCTGAGATTGCCAACACCATCCTGAATAACGGGCTGGGGTCACCAGGGAAGAACGGAAGTCCCCGTGAAGATGGACGAGCAAAATGGAGCTGGCACGGAACACGGTACTTGGGAGCAGTGCATGGAGACATTGGCATCATTACTCAAGTGGTGCTCTCCATGCCAAATTTGGCAGacagggtggagagggtgctggagaagttgttgatgatgcagcagcacGATGGGAACTGGCCCAGCAGTGAAGGTAATACGAGCCCTGGGAAAGGTTTGGTTCAATTTTGCCACGGCGCGCCAGGGTTCGTGATATCGCTTTGCTCTTTGCGGCCATATTTCCCACGACTACAGGACAAGATCGACGGAGCGCTCAAAAGGGCAAGGCAATGTATCTGGACGCAGGGGTTGTTGAAAAAGGAGCCCAACTTGTGCCATGGAATATTTGGCAATGCTTT ATGTTTTCCGCCCGGCCCACAGCGACAGCACTTTCTGGCAGTCGCTACACCTGAGAATGTGGCCCACATGAAGTGCTCAGATACAACCGGCACGGTATTCGAAAGGGCTGATTACGGACGATCATACTCAACCTTGACCAGCTACGCTCCCTGCGCGGTTTGGACCTGGCTAGTCGCGAGGGAATCAGACCCTATCATGTTGGGGTATAACGATGTCTAG